Genomic window (Streptococcus suis S735):
ATCGACATGGAACATGCCCAAGGCAAGATTAGCCAGGTGATGCAGGACCGTTTGCTGCTGACAGAGGAACGGATTGAAGCTATGGCAGATGGCATTCGTGCCTTGATTGGCTTGCCAGATCCTGTCGGATTAGTCTTGGAAGAATCCACTCGGGCAGACGGCTTGAACATTTGCAAGAAATCCATTCCCTTTGGTTTGGTGGGAATGATTTACGAAAGCCGACCAAACGTGACTTCAGATGCCGCTGCCTTGGCCATCAAGAGTGGTAATGCGGTCATCTTGCGTGGTGGCAAGGAAGCTTTTCATTCGGCCAAAGCGATTGTCACAGCACTCAAGAGTGGCTTGGAAGAAGCTGGTGTCTCACCAAAGGTCATCGAGTTAGTCCAAGATACCAGCCGGGTCTCTGCGACGGAGTTGATGACCGCAAAAGGCAAGATTGATTTATTGGTGCCACGTGGTGGAGCAGGACTCATTCAAGCCGTAGTAGAAAATGCGACTGTGCCAGTTATTGAAACAGGAACAGGTATCTGCCATGTCTATGTGGACAAGGATGCGGACTTGGACAAGGCCTTGCGGATTGTGGTCAATGCCAAAACCAGTCGTCCCTCAGTCTGCAATGCGGCGGAAGTCTTGTTGGTCCATGAAGAAATTGCCAGCCAATTCCTACCTCGCTTGGAAGAAGCTCTTTCTGGTCAGGTGGAATTACGTGCCGACAGTCAGGCCCAGGCTCTCCTCAACCAAGCCAGACCAGCAGGCGACCAAGATTTTGACACAGAATTTTTGGACTATATCATGGCGGTCAAGGTCGTTTCAAGTGTAGAAGAGGCTATCAGCCATATCGCCCAACATTCGACTGGACATAGCGAGGCGATTGTGACGGAAAACAGCCAGACAGCAGAGCATTTTACACTCCATGTGGACTCGGCAGCAGTCTATGTCAATGCCTCGACCCGCTTTACAGACGGTGGAGAGTTCGGTCTGGGCTGTGAGCTGGGTATTTCCACCCAGAAGATGCACGCCCGTGGTCCAATGGGACTGCGTGAAATGACCACTTACAAGTACATCATCACAGGCGACGGCCACATTCGTTAGGAGGACAAGATGAAGATTGGATTTATTGGACTGGGCAATATGGGAGCGGCCCTAGCCCAAGCGGTCAGCCAGCAGCCAGATACCCAGCTCCTCCTCAGCAACCATAACCCAGCAAAAGCCCAGGCTCTTCAAGAGAAGGTAGGCGGTCAGCTTTTTTCTAATGGACAAATAGCAGAGCAGGCCGAGATTATTTTCCTTGGGGTCAAGCCTCACCTGATTCAGACAGTCTTGTCAGGCTTGCAGGACCAGATTAGCCAGAATCC
Coding sequences:
- a CDS encoding glutamate-5-semialdehyde dehydrogenase; protein product: MTTTQVLLDSLLANKASINLATTEQKNQALSAMADQLVAQTEAILAGNAIDMEHAQGKISQVMQDRLLLTEERIEAMADGIRALIGLPDPVGLVLEESTRADGLNICKKSIPFGLVGMIYESRPNVTSDAAALAIKSGNAVILRGGKEAFHSAKAIVTALKSGLEEAGVSPKVIELVQDTSRVSATELMTAKGKIDLLVPRGGAGLIQAVVENATVPVIETGTGICHVYVDKDADLDKALRIVVNAKTSRPSVCNAAEVLLVHEEIASQFLPRLEEALSGQVELRADSQAQALLNQARPAGDQDFDTEFLDYIMAVKVVSSVEEAISHIAQHSTGHSEAIVTENSQTAEHFTLHVDSAAVYVNASTRFTDGGEFGLGCELGISTQKMHARGPMGLREMTTYKYIITGDGHIR